Proteins from a genomic interval of Archangium lipolyticum:
- a CDS encoding response regulator, whose product MSDDTRGRPIEILLVEDNPGDVRLTIEALKEGKVRNRLSVARDGVEALAFLRREGPHAEASRPDLILLDLNLPKKDGREVLAEIKEDSSLRRIPVVVLTTSKAEEDILRTYDLHANCYITKPVDLDQFISVVRSIDDFWLSVVRLPSAE is encoded by the coding sequence ATGAGTGATGACACCCGCGGACGGCCCATCGAAATCCTCCTGGTGGAGGACAACCCCGGAGACGTCCGCCTGACCATCGAGGCCCTCAAGGAGGGCAAGGTGCGCAACCGCCTCTCCGTCGCGCGCGACGGGGTGGAGGCGCTGGCCTTCCTGCGCCGCGAGGGTCCCCATGCCGAGGCCTCCCGGCCGGACCTCATCCTGTTGGATCTCAACCTGCCCAAGAAGGACGGGCGCGAGGTGCTGGCGGAGATCAAGGAGGACTCGAGCCTGCGCCGCATCCCCGTGGTGGTGCTGACCACGTCGAAGGCGGAGGAGGACATCCTGCGGACGTACGACCTGCACGCCAACTGCTACATCACCAAGCCGGTGGACCTGGATCAGTTCATCTCGGTGGTGCGTTCCATCGACGACTTCTGGTTGTCGGTGGTGCGGCTGCCCTCGGCGGAGTGA